A region from the Sulfurivermis fontis genome encodes:
- a CDS encoding outer membrane beta-barrel protein has protein sequence MNHAHRPQRTGNKSRPPAMLRILACAALLLTSTAHADALLDQARQLLDARAGEQAYQLLAPQEDTRAGEVEYDYLLGLAALQSNRTTRAVFALERVLSVQPDHSQARAELARAYFLIGENQAAHHEFSQVLRQDPPETVRSSIARYLNVLEQRFDAQLDQLSGYLELGVGHDSNVNSATSDSQVAIPALGNLVFTLDPGGLEQSDSFASVRGGLTYRRQLRPDLQAFVGGNIEDRRNADYDRFNIGTADAHAGLRLQSGRERYIAALQTQGLWLDGERYRTLAGLNLQWEHIFDARNQGSLFMQYATQHYPEQQTRDVNTTMIGAAWVHALKQTTAPVVFYSSLFGGTDDEQDGNYRHIGRDFWGLRLGVNYALSQKIGFNLLGSYQAASYGADDPLFLKTRRDDLYDASLTATYKATKDWSWRAQLRHSKNDSNIPITRYERTQMMLSLRRDFR, from the coding sequence ATGAATCACGCGCACCGCCCGCAGCGTACGGGCAACAAGAGCCGCCCCCCCGCCATGCTGCGGATACTGGCCTGCGCCGCACTGCTGCTGACCAGCACCGCCCATGCCGACGCGTTACTGGACCAGGCCCGGCAACTGCTTGACGCCAGGGCGGGCGAACAGGCCTACCAGCTCCTGGCGCCGCAGGAGGATACACGGGCCGGCGAGGTGGAATACGACTATCTGCTCGGTCTCGCGGCGCTGCAATCCAATCGCACCACCCGGGCGGTCTTCGCCCTCGAACGCGTCCTGAGCGTGCAGCCCGACCACAGCCAGGCACGTGCCGAGCTGGCCCGCGCCTATTTTCTGATCGGCGAGAACCAGGCGGCCCATCATGAATTCAGCCAGGTGCTGCGACAAGATCCGCCGGAGACCGTGCGCAGCAGCATTGCGCGCTACCTCAACGTGCTCGAACAACGCTTCGACGCCCAGCTCGATCAACTGAGCGGCTACCTGGAACTCGGTGTTGGCCATGACAGCAACGTCAACAGCGCGACCAGCGACAGCCAGGTAGCCATCCCCGCGCTGGGCAATCTGGTGTTCACCCTCGACCCGGGCGGACTGGAGCAATCAGACAGCTTTGCCAGCGTGCGCGGCGGCCTCACTTACCGGCGCCAGCTGCGCCCCGACCTGCAGGCCTTTGTCGGCGGCAACATCGAAGATCGCCGCAACGCAGATTACGACCGCTTCAATATCGGCACCGCCGATGCCCATGCCGGCCTGCGCCTGCAAAGCGGCCGCGAACGCTACATCGCCGCACTGCAGACACAGGGGCTGTGGCTCGACGGCGAGCGCTACCGCACGCTGGCGGGGCTGAACCTGCAGTGGGAACACATCTTCGACGCCCGCAACCAGGGCTCGCTGTTCATGCAATATGCCACCCAGCACTATCCGGAGCAACAGACCCGCGATGTCAACACGACCATGATCGGCGCGGCATGGGTCCATGCCCTCAAGCAGACCACCGCGCCGGTGGTGTTTTACAGCAGCCTGTTCGGCGGCACGGACGACGAACAGGATGGCAACTACCGGCACATCGGCAGGGATTTCTGGGGGCTGCGCCTGGGCGTCAACTATGCACTCAGCCAGAAGATCGGCTTCAATCTGTTGGGCAGCTACCAGGCGGCCAGCTACGGCGCCGACGATCCGCTGTTCCTGAAGACGCGCAGGGACGACCTGTATGACGCCAGCCTCACGGCCACCTACAAGGCGACCAAGGACTGGTCATGGCGCGCCCAGCTGCGCCACAGCAAAAACGACTCCAACATCCCCATCACCCGATACGAGCGCACACAGATGATGCTGTCGCTGCGTCGTGATTTCCGTTAG
- the can gene encoding carbonate dehydratase, protein MADELADLFQNNRTWAAQHLAQDPAFFTRLSQQQSPEYLWIGCSDSRVPANDIVGLAPGELFVHRNVGNLVYHTDFNCMSVLQYAIEILQVKHIIVTGHYGCGGVRAALQNRELGLIDNWLHNVRDIYDRNRTRLERLDEEARIDRLCELNVVQQVANVCHTTIVQRAWHKGQALSVHGCIYSINDGILRDLGVQVSGADQLAPVYRIEE, encoded by the coding sequence ATGGCCGACGAGCTAGCCGACCTGTTCCAGAACAACCGCACCTGGGCCGCGCAACACCTCGCCCAGGACCCCGCGTTCTTTACCCGCCTATCGCAGCAACAGAGTCCGGAATATCTGTGGATCGGCTGCTCCGACAGCCGCGTGCCCGCCAATGACATCGTCGGCCTGGCGCCGGGTGAACTGTTCGTGCACCGCAACGTCGGTAACCTGGTCTATCACACCGACTTCAACTGCATGTCGGTGCTGCAGTACGCCATTGAAATCCTGCAGGTGAAGCACATCATCGTCACCGGCCATTACGGCTGTGGCGGCGTGCGCGCCGCGTTGCAGAACCGCGAGCTGGGGCTGATCGACAACTGGCTGCACAATGTGCGCGATATCTATGATCGCAACCGCACCCGGCTGGAGCGGCTGGACGAGGAGGCGCGCATCGATCGGCTGTGCGAGCTGAACGTGGTGCAGCAGGTGGCCAATGTCTGTCACACTACCATCGTGCAGCGTGCCTGGCACAAGGGACAGGCGCTGTCGGTGCATGGCTGCATCTACAGCATCAACGACGGCATCCTGCGCGACCTTGGCGTGCAGGTCAGCGGCGCGGACCAGCTGGCGCCGGTGTATCGCATAGAAGAATAG
- a CDS encoding RDD family protein produces MSTEFIPCPLLRRLAAALYDTVLLLGVELLAFVPYTLLRRGSAGDGSFDPLALFWLLATAFLFFGWFWTHGGQTLGMRTWRIRVQTYDGRAIGWMQALLRFMTALVSWAALGLGFWWSLWDKDKMTWHDRWSESILVRTDARERNP; encoded by the coding sequence GTGAGCACCGAATTCATCCCCTGCCCCCTGCTGCGCCGTCTGGCCGCCGCCCTGTACGACACCGTGCTGCTGCTCGGCGTGGAGCTGTTGGCCTTCGTGCCCTACACCCTGCTGCGCCGTGGCAGCGCCGGTGACGGCAGCTTCGATCCGCTGGCCCTGTTCTGGCTGCTGGCGACGGCCTTTCTGTTCTTCGGCTGGTTCTGGACCCACGGCGGACAGACCCTGGGCATGCGCACCTGGCGCATCCGTGTGCAGACTTACGACGGCCGCGCCATCGGCTGGATGCAGGCCCTGCTGCGCTTCATGACCGCCCTGGTCTCCTGGGCCGCCCTCGGCCTCGGTTTCTGGTGGTCGCTGTGGGACAAGGACAAGATGACCTGGCACGACCGCTGGTCGGAAAGCATCCTGGTCAGGACAGATGCCCGAGAAAGGAATCCTTAG
- a CDS encoding phosphatase PAP2 family protein translates to MTDTARRFWLWHGLLPAALFLPLALLGQFSGLDLTVSDLLYDAERGRWRIGDTWLTQQVLHDGGADFIKLIAVVVLLGLAGSWLVPRLRRWRRTFAYAFLCMLLGTGLVALGKHYSNVDCPWSLQQYGGDRQYVPVFSPRPADMPRGVCFPGGHSSGGFSLFFLYFLFLGRNRRLALAGLGTALTVGSVFAATQWVRGAHFVSHDVWSAFICWGIALGLYVWVFRRQVWPVS, encoded by the coding sequence ATGACCGACACTGCACGACGCTTCTGGCTGTGGCACGGCCTCCTGCCGGCCGCCCTGTTTCTCCCCCTCGCCCTGCTGGGCCAGTTTTCCGGCCTGGACCTGACCGTCAGCGACCTGCTCTACGACGCGGAACGGGGACGCTGGCGCATCGGCGACACCTGGCTGACGCAGCAGGTGCTGCACGACGGCGGTGCCGACTTCATCAAGCTGATCGCCGTTGTCGTCCTGCTCGGCCTGGCCGGCTCCTGGCTCGTGCCGCGGCTGCGGCGCTGGCGCCGTACCTTCGCCTACGCCTTCCTCTGCATGCTGCTCGGCACCGGGCTGGTCGCCCTCGGCAAGCACTACTCCAACGTGGACTGTCCCTGGAGCCTGCAGCAGTACGGCGGCGACCGCCAGTATGTCCCGGTGTTCAGCCCGCGTCCGGCGGACATGCCGCGCGGCGTCTGCTTCCCCGGCGGCCACTCTTCGGGCGGCTTTTCGCTGTTCTTCCTCTACTTCCTGTTTCTCGGCCGCAACCGCCGCCTGGCCCTGGCCGGACTCGGCACCGCCCTGACCGTGGGATCGGTGTTCGCCGCCACCCAGTGGGTACGCGGCGCGCACTTCGTCTCCCACGATGTCTGGTCGGCCTTCATCTGCTGGGGCATCGCCCTCGGCCTCTATGTCTGGGTCTTCCGGCGGCAGGTCTGGCCGGTCAGTTGA
- a CDS encoding LTA synthase family protein: protein MARKLQFDFRGRYTAVLAYVGVFVAISFVIRLALLWKQWGDIDAGVFGLVKVFAVGLLYDLITANYFALPFVLYLLLIPEAVFRHPLHRLWLELGYVVALALLLFIGVAEWLFWDEFGSRFNFVAVDYLIYTQEVIGNIRESYPLTALLSGIGAAALTLHLLIRRHLLAGLGHPTRLAARLRHAAGFVVAASLATVLVDSSLAEVSDNRYENQLAGNGIYSFFAAFRNNELDYDTFYRTEPEPVVQQRLAQMLGEGMSGDELSALHAVRRPGAERRLNVMLVVVESLSAEFLGAYGDGHGLTPYLDAIAADSLRFTRLYATGTRTVRGLEAVTLSLPPTPGSSIVKRPRNSGLFSVGLLFRERGYDTRFLYGGYGYFDNMNAFFAGNGYEVVDRTDMSEAEAPFATIWGVADEYLFNRALAEADRSHAAGRPFFQQLLTTSNHRPYTYPDGRIDIPSGTGREGAVKYTDWALGNFIAQARQHPWFDDTVFVIVADHCASSAGRAELEVARYRIPLLIYAPRHIRPQQVDVLASQIDVMPTVLGLLNFSYDSKFFGQDLLAAGSGGRALIGNYQKLGYLRDDHLTVLSPQRQVSAYAVDERGHLRPAAPDAAELADAVALYQGASALYHRGLLAWGVN, encoded by the coding sequence ATGGCGCGTAAACTGCAGTTCGATTTTCGGGGGCGCTATACGGCCGTGCTGGCCTATGTCGGCGTGTTCGTTGCCATTTCCTTTGTCATCCGTCTGGCCCTGTTGTGGAAGCAATGGGGCGATATCGACGCCGGGGTGTTTGGGCTGGTCAAGGTATTCGCCGTCGGCCTGCTCTACGACCTGATCACCGCCAATTATTTCGCCCTGCCCTTCGTGCTGTACCTGCTGCTGATCCCCGAGGCGGTGTTCCGCCATCCCCTGCATCGGCTGTGGCTGGAACTGGGTTATGTGGTGGCCCTTGCTCTGCTGCTGTTCATCGGTGTGGCGGAGTGGCTGTTCTGGGACGAGTTCGGCAGCCGCTTCAATTTCGTCGCCGTGGACTACCTCATCTATACCCAGGAGGTCATCGGCAATATCCGTGAATCCTACCCGCTGACGGCCCTGCTCAGCGGTATCGGCGCGGCGGCACTGACCCTGCACCTGCTCATCCGCCGCCATCTGTTGGCCGGACTGGGCCACCCGACCCGTCTGGCGGCGCGCCTGCGTCATGCCGCGGGCTTTGTGGTGGCGGCGTCGCTGGCTACCGTACTCGTCGACAGTTCCCTGGCCGAAGTGTCGGACAACCGTTATGAAAACCAGTTGGCAGGCAATGGTATCTACAGTTTCTTTGCCGCTTTTCGCAACAACGAGCTGGACTATGACACCTTTTACCGCACCGAGCCGGAGCCGGTCGTGCAGCAGCGTCTGGCGCAAATGCTCGGGGAGGGGATGTCGGGCGATGAGCTGAGCGCGTTACATGCCGTGCGCCGGCCGGGTGCCGAACGGCGGCTGAATGTCATGCTGGTGGTGGTGGAGAGCCTCAGCGCCGAGTTTCTCGGTGCCTATGGCGATGGCCACGGCCTGACGCCATACCTGGATGCCATCGCCGCCGACAGCCTGCGTTTCACCCGTCTGTATGCCACCGGCACCCGCACGGTGCGCGGCCTGGAGGCGGTGACACTGTCCCTGCCGCCGACGCCCGGCAGTTCCATCGTCAAACGGCCGCGCAACAGCGGCCTGTTCTCCGTCGGCTTGCTGTTCCGCGAACGCGGTTATGACACCCGCTTCCTCTACGGCGGCTACGGTTACTTCGACAACATGAATGCCTTTTTCGCGGGCAACGGCTACGAGGTGGTCGACCGCACCGACATGAGCGAGGCGGAGGCGCCTTTCGCCACCATCTGGGGGGTGGCGGACGAATACCTGTTCAACCGCGCCCTGGCCGAGGCGGATCGCTCCCATGCCGCGGGCCGCCCGTTCTTCCAGCAATTGCTGACCACCTCCAATCATCGTCCCTATACCTACCCCGACGGGCGCATCGATATCCCGTCGGGGACGGGGCGCGAAGGGGCGGTGAAATACACCGACTGGGCGCTGGGCAATTTCATCGCCCAGGCCCGGCAGCACCCCTGGTTCGACGACACCGTCTTCGTCATCGTCGCCGATCACTGCGCCAGCAGCGCCGGCCGGGCCGAACTGGAGGTGGCACGCTATCGTATCCCGTTGCTGATCTATGCCCCGCGCCATATCCGGCCGCAGCAGGTCGATGTGCTGGCCAGCCAGATCGATGTCATGCCCACGGTGCTCGGCCTGCTCAATTTCAGTTACGACAGCAAGTTCTTCGGTCAGGACTTGCTGGCCGCAGGCAGCGGCGGCCGTGCCCTGATCGGCAACTATCAGAAGCTGGGATATCTGCGCGATGACCACCTCACCGTGCTGTCACCGCAGCGACAGGTGAGTGCCTATGCCGTGGATGAACGCGGCCACTTGCGGCCCGCCGCGCCGGATGCTGCCGAGTTGGCCGATGCCGTGGCCCTGTATCAGGGGGCCAGCGCGCTCTATCACCGTGGACTGTTGGCCTGGGGCGTCAACTGA